A single genomic interval of Spirosoma linguale DSM 74 harbors:
- a CDS encoding conserved hypothetical protein (KEGG: xcb:XC_3765 hypothetical protein) — MKKLLRENGLSLLLLFITLLTLTGQIVVGWHELNGDLADYGRAPISFGAYLTSGHCIEAVFENWESEFLQMGLYVLLTVWLRQKGSSESKSLDEPEEVDREPSPTRAGAPWPVRQGGLVLKLYENSLSIAFFLLFGLSFFLHAYGGVREYNTESALKGKSEVLSLWEFLGTSEFWFQSLQNWQSEFLSVLSIVVLSIFLRQKGSPESKPVDAPNSETGE, encoded by the coding sequence ATGAAGAAACTCCTGCGCGAAAACGGCCTTTCTCTGTTACTCCTCTTTATTACCCTGCTGACGCTGACGGGGCAGATTGTGGTTGGCTGGCATGAGTTGAACGGCGATCTGGCCGACTACGGCCGGGCACCCATTTCGTTTGGTGCTTACCTGACCAGCGGACACTGCATAGAAGCCGTCTTTGAGAACTGGGAGAGCGAGTTTTTACAGATGGGATTATATGTGCTGCTAACGGTCTGGCTCCGGCAGAAGGGGTCGTCGGAGTCCAAAAGTCTGGATGAACCGGAAGAAGTAGACCGGGAACCATCGCCAACCCGCGCCGGGGCCCCCTGGCCCGTACGACAGGGTGGGCTGGTGCTAAAACTCTACGAAAATTCGCTTAGTATCGCGTTCTTCCTGCTTTTCGGCCTTTCCTTTTTCCTGCACGCTTACGGGGGCGTTCGGGAGTACAATACCGAATCGGCTTTGAAAGGGAAATCGGAAGTGCTTTCCCTCTGGGAGTTTCTGGGCACCAGCGAATTCTGGTTTCAATCCCTGCAAAACTGGCAGAGCGAATTCCTGTCGGTGCTGTCAATTGTTGTGTTATCTATTTTTTTACGGCAGAAAGGTTCGCCCGAATCCAAACCGGTAGATGCCCCAAATTCTGAAACGGGCGAATAG
- a CDS encoding Transposase and inactivated derivatives-like protein (KEGG: maq:Maqu_0609 transposase), translating to MANYKQSDYEALRRRCIELSQVGWKQAAIAQVFGLTQPWVSRTLKKYNQQGLTALQEGKRTGAPPRLSAQQLDLLVIELNKGAEHHGFSGAIWTRPRVNEVIKKLFGVSYDPSQVGRILKKVGWSRQLPQRKASQQDAQAVTQWRSERLPELKKKAKAEGRVILYIDESACYLLPFVAHTWAPCGQTPVLMEQAGRTHLSLIAAIAANGQIYVAGQNQAFTSEDIVWFLKLLCGRYRKRNLLIIWDGAAIHRSNVVKELLRERLGRMHLERLPAYSPELNPVELLWSQLKRNLKNKAFTSLDELTVAVLEQTKRLEKDPKSVKAFFNKKEIAFITD from the exons ATGGCAAACTACAAACAATCTGATTACGAAGCCCTTCGCCGACGCTGTATTGAACTCAGTCAGGTAGGATGGAAACAAGCAGCTATTGCTCAGGTGTTTGGCCTAACTCAGCCTTGGGTGAGTCGGACACTTAAGAAGTACAACCAGCAAGGTTTGACCGCCTTGCAAGAAGGGAAGCGAACCGGAGCACCACCCCGTTTGTCGGCTCAGCAACTGGATCTACTCGTGATTGAACTCAACAAAGGGGCGGAACATCATGGATTTAGTGGAGCCATCTGGACCCGTCCCCGAGTTAATGAAGTCATTAAGAAGCTCTTTGGTGTCAGCTATGACCCTTCTCAGGTAGGCCGTATCCTCAAGAAAGTAGGCTGGAGCCGACAGTTGCCGCAACGTAAAGCCAGTCAACAGGACGCTCAGGCAGTTACTCAGTGGCGCAGCGAACGCTTACCCGAACTTAAAAAA AAAGCTAAAGCCGAGGGGCGCGTTATCTTATATATTGATGAATCAGCGTGTTATCTATTGCCTTTTGTGGCCCACACTTGGGCACCTTGCGGACAGACACCGGTCTTAATGGAGCAAGCGGGGCGGACTCATTTGAGCTTAATTGCGGCCATTGCTGCGAACGGTCAAATTTATGTGGCAGGTCAAAACCAGGCATTCACTAGTGAAGATATAGTATGGTTTTTAAAACTACTCTGTGGGCGTTATCGCAAACGGAACCTGCTGATTATTTGGGATGGCGCAGCAATCCATCGTAGCAACGTCGTTAAAGAGTTACTTCGTGAACGCCTTGGCCGAATGCATCTGGAACGCTTACCCGCTTATAGTCCGGAGCTAAATCCAGTTGAACTGCTATGGAGTCAATTGAAAAGAAACTTAAAAAACAAAGCGTTCACAAGCTTGGACGAACTGACTGTAGCTGTTCTTGAGCAAACCAAGCGACTAGAGAAGGACCCTAAATCAGTAAAAGCCTTCTTCAATAAAAAGGAAATAGCGTTTATTACAGACTAA
- a CDS encoding Peptidase M23 (PFAM: Peptidase M23~KEGG: rsh:Rsph17029_1620 peptidase M23B): MIPIPVNKLFKGMAYRIDSWFGPRNTGLAYASKFHKGLDINFGGGRADYGAPVLGTHDGVASVKDNLKGNEGRMVTLTSPDGKFRTKYLHLSSINVEDGQKITEMTQVGEIGGSRIGKEFGGQVHLHYQIERLNEESGKFEPYNPTEGKDRKESNVVDPQSWIQKKEDTFQMSQLSTMDADATRVELNQFFDSLKNMKTGIYKVVNGKIILN, translated from the coding sequence TTGATACCAATTCCAGTAAATAAGTTGTTTAAAGGAATGGCTTATAGGATTGACTCTTGGTTTGGACCAAGAAATACAGGATTAGCCTATGCAAGTAAATTTCACAAAGGACTTGATATTAATTTTGGTGGTGGACGAGCCGATTATGGGGCGCCAGTATTAGGGACGCACGATGGTGTAGCTTCAGTCAAAGATAATCTAAAAGGTAATGAGGGTAGAATGGTAACTTTAACTAGTCCAGATGGGAAATTTAGGACAAAATATTTGCATTTAAGTTCAATAAATGTTGAAGATGGTCAAAAAATTACAGAGATGACACAGGTTGGAGAAATCGGAGGTAGTAGGATTGGAAAAGAATTTGGAGGACAAGTACATTTACACTATCAAATTGAAAGACTCAATGAGGAAAGTGGGAAATTCGAGCCTTACAATCCAACTGAAGGTAAAGACAGGAAAGAGTCGAATGTTGTTGATCCACAATCTTGGATTCAAAAAAAGGAAGATACTTTTCAAATGTCACAACTTTCAACAATGGACGCAGATGCTACAAGAGTAGAACTTAATCAATTTTTCGATAGTTTGAAAAATATGAAAACGGGAATTTATAAAGTTGTAAATGGTAAAATAATCTTAAACTAA
- a CDS encoding malto-oligosyltrehalose trehalohydrolase (KEGG: sfu:Sfum_2349 malto-oligosyltrehalose trehalohydrolase~TIGRFAM: malto-oligosyltrehalose trehalohydrolase~PFAM: alpha amylase catalytic region; glycoside hydrolase family 13 domain protein~SMART: alpha amylase catalytic sub domain), which produces MTHLIDSGQRSLGVTFPNEHEASIQLWAPLAKYVAIKIYGHPTALPLTCEELGYWHLTTTQLKPGDLYTFKLDGQEEYPDPVSLCQPQGVHGPSQAVDTGSFSWTDQDWQNPALDSYVLYELHTGTFTEEGTFQSLESKLDYLKALGVTAIEIMPVAQFSDSRNWGYDGVYTYAVQQSYGGANGLHHLVDTCHKKGIAVVLDVVYNHFGPEGNYLGNFGPYLTDKYCTPWGKAVNFDDAWCDGVRRYVLENALMWFRDFHIDALRLDAVHAIKDFSPVHILQELRQKVDELMAATGRRYYLIVENDLNDPRYIDPLSEHGYGMDAQWNDEFHHALRVAAGEEKTGYYADFDGLSHLAKSYRDSYVYDGQYSAVRNRFFGGKAETNPGQQFIVFSQNHDQVGNRKLGERSSQLYSFDALKLLAGAVLVSPYIPLLFMGEEWGETSPFFYFVSHTEPELVEAVRQGRKEEFASFHSDGDDVPDPQSHETYQQAKLQWNLIGQKPHQLLLRYYQTLLALRRQLPALAHLDRTKLNVIDDLKAETLVLHRWHDDQHVLCLMNFSKQPQSIALPAVGEPNTSWQKVLDSADELWQPEPASDLSQAPESVTGSETVPVRPESFILYAQSHEKSRFHLPDPISQGLYLS; this is translated from the coding sequence ATGACACACCTCATCGATAGCGGCCAACGCTCGCTGGGCGTCACGTTTCCCAACGAGCACGAAGCCAGCATACAGCTATGGGCACCCCTGGCCAAGTATGTAGCCATAAAAATATACGGGCATCCGACAGCCCTTCCTTTGACGTGCGAAGAACTGGGCTACTGGCATTTGACAACCACCCAGCTTAAACCCGGCGATCTGTACACGTTTAAGCTCGACGGGCAGGAAGAATATCCCGATCCGGTATCCCTTTGCCAGCCGCAGGGCGTACACGGCCCCTCGCAGGCGGTCGATACAGGAAGCTTCTCGTGGACCGATCAGGACTGGCAAAATCCGGCGCTGGACAGCTACGTGCTTTACGAACTGCATACCGGCACGTTTACCGAAGAAGGCACCTTTCAGTCGCTGGAGAGCAAGCTGGATTACCTGAAAGCGCTGGGCGTAACGGCCATTGAGATCATGCCAGTAGCGCAGTTTTCCGATTCGCGCAACTGGGGTTACGATGGCGTGTACACCTATGCCGTTCAGCAGTCGTACGGGGGAGCCAATGGCCTCCATCACCTGGTCGATACCTGCCATAAAAAAGGCATTGCGGTGGTGCTGGACGTAGTATACAACCACTTCGGACCGGAAGGAAATTACCTCGGCAACTTCGGCCCTTACCTGACCGACAAATACTGCACCCCCTGGGGAAAGGCCGTTAACTTCGACGATGCCTGGTGCGATGGGGTTCGGCGGTATGTGCTCGAAAATGCCCTGATGTGGTTTCGGGATTTTCACATCGACGCCCTGCGGCTCGATGCCGTTCATGCCATCAAAGATTTCAGCCCGGTCCATATCCTACAGGAACTCCGGCAAAAAGTCGATGAACTTATGGCCGCTACGGGTCGCCGGTACTACCTCATTGTCGAGAACGACCTAAACGATCCGCGCTACATCGACCCGCTGTCTGAGCATGGTTACGGCATGGATGCCCAGTGGAACGACGAATTTCACCACGCGCTCCGGGTAGCCGCTGGCGAAGAAAAAACCGGTTACTACGCCGACTTCGACGGGCTGAGCCACTTGGCGAAATCGTACAGAGATTCTTACGTATATGATGGTCAGTACTCAGCCGTTCGTAACCGGTTTTTCGGTGGCAAAGCCGAGACGAATCCGGGGCAGCAATTCATTGTCTTTTCGCAGAATCACGACCAGGTGGGCAACCGCAAGTTGGGCGAGCGGTCGAGTCAGCTGTACAGCTTCGATGCGCTCAAGCTGCTGGCGGGCGCAGTACTGGTCAGTCCCTACATTCCGCTACTATTCATGGGTGAAGAATGGGGCGAAACGAGTCCGTTCTTCTACTTTGTAAGCCATACGGAACCGGAGCTGGTCGAGGCCGTTCGGCAGGGACGCAAGGAAGAATTTGCTTCCTTTCATTCCGACGGCGACGACGTGCCCGATCCGCAAAGCCACGAAACCTACCAGCAGGCCAAACTCCAGTGGAACCTCATCGGGCAGAAACCGCATCAGCTACTGCTTCGCTATTACCAGACCTTACTTGCCCTGCGCCGACAGTTACCCGCCCTGGCTCATCTGGACCGGACCAAACTCAACGTCATTGACGATCTGAAGGCCGAAACGCTGGTGTTGCACCGCTGGCATGACGACCAGCATGTGCTGTGCCTGATGAATTTTTCCAAACAACCCCAATCCATTGCCCTGCCAGCCGTTGGCGAGCCCAACACAAGCTGGCAAAAAGTACTGGACTCTGCCGATGAACTGTGGCAACCGGAACCCGCATCCGATCTGAGCCAGGCACCCGAATCGGTAACGGGTTCCGAAACCGTTCCAGTCCGGCCCGAGTCATTTATTCTTTACGCACAATCTCATGAAAAATCCCGTTTCCACCTACCGGATCCAATTTCACAAGGACTTTACCTTTCGTGA